TTGATATAGCTTTGATAAAAAACAAATTTATTCCCATGATTCTAAATACTTCTAAAATTAAGTATACAAACATAAAAAATAGGCTAGATGCAAGACCTACCCAAAAACTTATCTTATAGAAAAATAAAAATATTAAAGCAGAAATATGAAAGAATTTTCTATAAATCTCATATTTAATACTTTCGTTTAAAAAAATTTGATTAAACATTAATTAATTTTCCTCAAAATAACATTAAATTTTACAAAAGAGTTTGCCTTTATAATCTCACCAATGCTTCTCTCTCCATAGGCAAGACTTGGTGGGATTATTATTATCCTTTCTTCCCCCTCACACATATCTAACAACATTATATCCCAACCTTTAATTACTTGACCACGACCAACCATAAACTCTATTGGCTCCCCCCTGTCAATCGAACTATCAAACTTTACTCCACTCAGCAAAAATCCTTCATAATCTACTTTTATAACATTGCCACTTTTAACACTTTTACCATTTCCTCTTTTATTTATCTTGTATAAGATACCACTTCTGTCTTTTTCAAAATCTCTGTAATCCCTATCAATTATCTCAAGCTGATAAGTAATATATTTTTTAGCCTCATCAATTTTTATTTCTTCATAACTCTTTTTTAATTTTAAAAATTCTTTATTGTCAACCCTAAAAGCTTCTGCATCCTCACCAACACGAACAATCCTTACTCTCTCTATTTTATCTCCTTGACGTATACTGCGAACCGTATCCATCCCAAGAACTACCTTACCAAAAATTGAGTGTTTAAGATCAAGGTAAGTAAGATTATCTGCAAGAGTAATAAAAAATTGACTTCCATTGGTGTCAGGGCCTGAATTGGCCATAGAAACAATTCCCGGCTCATTATGACTTAAATCCTTGCTCAATTCATCTGGAAAAACATAACCAGGGCCTCCAGTACCCGATCCGGTAGGATCTCCTGTCTGAATAATAAATCCATCAACAACTCTATGAAAAATAATATTTTCAAAATAAGGCCGATCTGTAACAGAGTTTTTAATAGTACCTTCACTAAGACCAATAAAGTTCATGACTGTCAAAGGTGCAATTTTATAGTAAAGTTCAACTTCTATAGTACCTTTATTTGTATCAATTAATGCAAATATTCCTTTTCTTTCCACTAAATCTTTCCTTTTGTTGCTACAACCTACTAGAACCGAAATCAATAAAAAATAAAACAAACATTTATTCACAAACATATTCCTTAATTTAACAATTATAAATTGCTAGTTAATTGTACTATTTTTATGAAAAAATAGTACAATTAACTAGCAATTTATAATTGTTAAGTACTACTATTTACTAAAGAAATTTACAAAGCTTGGATTTTATAAATGTTAAACATCAGCAATGAACTCCTTATGAAATTTTGTAACTTCATATATGAAAACAGTGGGATCAAATTCGACGAAAAAAATAAAATTGTATTAAAAGGCCGGATTAATGATGCAATACATGAACTTGAGAACATCAATACTCCAAAACAATTATATGAATTAATAACTTTTGACAAATTCAAAAAAGAATACTTCTTAGACCTCGTTACTACTAACTTAACACGATTCTTTAGAAATGAGACTCATTTTGCAACATTTGAGAAATTTATAATTCCAAACTTAATAAACATCAAAACTAAAGAAGGCAAGAATAGAGTTATTATATGGTCTGCTGGATGTTCAACAGGAGAAGAGCCATATTCACTGGCATTTGTTCTTAAATCTCATCTCCCAAAAAATTTTGATTTTATCATCATCGCTTCAGACTTAAGTTTAAAATCCCTAATGATAGCAAAAGAAGGATATTATTCTGTACAAAAATGCGAACATATTCCAATACAATATAAACAGTATATTAAACCCAAAATGGATGGTTACAAGGTAATAGACGATATTAAGAAACACATAAGATTTGACTATCATAACTTAAACTTCGAAAGTGGCTTTTCAAACATAGATGTTGTTTTTTGTCGAAATGTTTTAATATATTTCGATGAAAAGTCAAAAATAAAGGTCTTAAAAAAATTCTACTCCTCTATGGCTGCAAAAAGTTACTTATTCATTGGACACTCAGAATCACTTTTTGGTCTCAATCTTCCTTTCAAATTTTTAAGAACACCTTGGGCAATAATATATGAAAAGGATAATCACAGTGCTTAAAAAAGAAAGTCTAAGTTGTAAAACAAATGTAAGTTATAACTTAATACAAACAGAATCAGAAAAGCAAATCAGAAATGCAAACAAAATTTACGTACTCGTCATTGAAGCTTCTTCTGTTAATAGAAAAGCCATATCAGATATAATAAACTCATCTCCAAAACTTGAAGTTATTGCAACTGCAGCCAATACAGATTTTGCCCTTAAAAAACTTAAAAAACAACCAGACGTAATAATGCTTAGTTTAGAAACAGAAACGCTTAAAGAAATTAATTTCATCAAAAAAAAGAAAAATATTAATAACAAACTCCCTGTTATTATCCTTTCGTCAAACAAAGACATAGCAAAAACCGCTCTCTTAAAAGGTGCTGACGACTTCATAATAAAAACTGAGAACAAATTAGATAGCATAAAAGATAAAATGATAAACTTACTCTCAGTTTATGGCAACAAAACTATAAAAAACAGAATCATATATAACATGAATTCAGAACTCAAAACAAATAAAATTTTGACAAAAAATAGAGACAAAAAAGAAACCTTAAATATAACAGAAACAACAGATATAAATTTAATAATTAAAAAAGATACACCTGAAACTAAAAATCTCAATCAAGAAAAAATAATAGACAAACAAGATTTAAAAAAACTTAAAAAAAGAAAATTCGAAATAGTTGTTATTGGAATATCTACAGGAGGTCCTACAGCACTAAAGGAAATACTACCAGAAATTCCT
The DNA window shown above is from Borrelia anserina Es and carries:
- a CDS encoding peptidylprolyl isomerase codes for the protein MERKGIFALIDTNKGTIEVELYYKIAPLTVMNFIGLSEGTIKNSVTDRPYFENIIFHRVVDGFIIQTGDPTGSGTGGPGYVFPDELSKDLSHNEPGIVSMANSGPDTNGSQFFITLADNLTYLDLKHSIFGKVVLGMDTVRSIRQGDKIERVRIVRVGEDAEAFRVDNKEFLKLKKSYEEIKIDEAKKYITYQLEIIDRDYRDFEKDRSGILYKINKRGNGKSVKSGNVIKVDYEGFLLSGVKFDSSIDRGEPIEFMVGRGQVIKGWDIMLLDMCEGEERIIIIPPSLAYGERSIGEIIKANSFVKFNVILRKIN
- a CDS encoding protein-glutamate O-methyltransferase is translated as MLNISNELLMKFCNFIYENSGIKFDEKNKIVLKGRINDAIHELENINTPKQLYELITFDKFKKEYFLDLVTTNLTRFFRNETHFATFEKFIIPNLINIKTKEGKNRVIIWSAGCSTGEEPYSLAFVLKSHLPKNFDFIIIASDLSLKSLMIAKEGYYSVQKCEHIPIQYKQYIKPKMDGYKVIDDIKKHIRFDYHNLNFESGFSNIDVVFCRNVLIYFDEKSKIKVLKKFYSSMAAKSYLFIGHSESLFGLNLPFKFLRTPWAIIYEKDNHSA
- the cheB gene encoding chemotaxis protein CheB codes for the protein MKRIITVLKKESLSCKTNVSYNLIQTESEKQIRNANKIYVLVIEASSVNRKAISDIINSSPKLEVIATAANTDFALKKLKKQPDVIMLSLETETLKEINFIKKKKNINNKLPVIILSSNKDIAKTALLKGADDFIIKTENKLDSIKDKMINLLSVYGNKTIKNRIIYNMNSELKTNKILTKNRDKKETLNITETTDINLIIKKDTPETKNLNQEKIIDKQDLKKLKKRKFEIVVIGISTGGPTALKEILPEIPKNFPVPIIIVQHMPKGFTTEFARSLNNICNLVVKETSNKEILQRGFIYISPGGYHTRINKINKNYQIEVFDAENINGHKPSIGVLFKSISENVKEKAIALIMTGMGSDGSREIGEIKKAGGLTIAQDEKSSLVFGMPKIAIEENNVDYIVSVSHMVKLLKAILIDG